Part of the uncultured Fretibacterium sp. genome, GCCTCCGCGGAGCCGGTGCGCGGGGCCGAGGTGCTGCGGGCGGTCCGCGAGACGGGCGGCGGTTTTGTCGCCGTGTCGGAGGCGGAGATCTGGTCGGCCCACTCCGTCCTCTGTCGTGCCGGGCTGTACGTGGAGCCGACCTCCGCG contains:
- a CDS encoding pyridoxal-phosphate dependent enzyme, producing the protein ASAEPVRGAEVLRAVRETGGGFVAVSEAEIWSAHSVLCRAGLYVEPTSAAAAAGWDKLCESGRIDAAEPTVVYLSGIGLKATDKIAGHVH